A genomic region of Prosthecobacter sp. contains the following coding sequences:
- the ruvA gene encoding Holliday junction branch migration protein RuvA yields the protein MIAFLRGILAEALPHRVTIDVHGVGYVALIPLTTFDKLPQAGAEVQLLTHYHVTDRDHTLFGFMTSDERDLFRLLMDRVSGIGPKMALSVLSGLPVAAFKDAVIAGDVKALSRIKGVGGKTAERIVLELKDKVGVVDAWQNARTAKGTHDPKQEAQSDAVLGLIALGYKQGEAVKTVNELAKQPSLDTADKLIREALRSMN from the coding sequence ATGATCGCCTTTCTGCGTGGAATCCTGGCCGAAGCCCTGCCTCATCGTGTGACAATCGATGTTCACGGCGTCGGCTACGTTGCCCTCATTCCACTGACGACCTTTGACAAGCTGCCGCAGGCAGGGGCGGAAGTGCAATTGCTCACGCATTACCACGTCACGGACCGTGATCACACGTTGTTTGGCTTCATGACCTCGGATGAGCGCGATTTGTTTCGCTTGCTGATGGATCGGGTGTCCGGCATCGGTCCCAAGATGGCGCTCAGCGTGCTCAGTGGTCTGCCGGTGGCTGCTTTTAAAGATGCGGTGATCGCGGGGGATGTGAAAGCGCTCTCACGCATCAAGGGCGTGGGCGGCAAGACCGCCGAGCGCATCGTGCTGGAGCTGAAGGACAAGGTCGGCGTCGTCGATGCCTGGCAGAACGCCCGCACGGCCAAAGGCACACACGATCCGAAGCAAGAGGCGCAAAGCGATGCCGTGCTCGGTTTGATCGCCCTCGGCTACAAGCAGGGCGAGGCGGTCAAAACCGTGAACGAATTGGCAAAGCAGCCCAGCCTCGACACAGCCGACAAACTCATCCGTGAAGCGCTGCGCAGCATGAACTAG
- the htpG gene encoding molecular chaperone HtpG, giving the protein MSQTHEFQAEVKQVLDIVIHSLYTDREIFIRELVSNAADAMEKMRLTQLTEKDIFDAAAELQISITTDEAARTLTIADTGIGMTRAELVENLGTIAHSGSKAFAAALKNAGKQNDAQLIGQFGVGFYSAFMVADKVEVHTHSWRNEGEHLVWTSDGASSYTIDESVDQKRGCKIVLHLKEDAADFAKQHTVKQIIEKHSNFVSFPLLLNGERVNTVEALWLKSKDGITDEQYNEFYKFTAHAFDDPSYRLHFQAESPIAINALLFTPTQNMESFGMGQMEPGVALYCKKVLIDPKPKKLLPEWMRFVRGVIDSEDLPLNISRESMQDSALVRKIGDVVVKRLIKHLDKEASDDAKKYNEFYASFSRFFKEGVATDHTNRDSIAKLLRFESSMTQTGETVGLADYVKRMTSEQKAIYYQVAPSRAAIESGPYLEAFKAKGIEVLYMFETIDEYVVSSLNKFDDKDLKSVNAHDIDLGDSDAEGEALPEAETTTLCDWIKERLTASVDTVRPGKRLVGSPALVLTPEGEMTPQMRQMMKALGKDGGMPGPKVVFEINPRHNLVKGLSKLHLTDPETAGLISEQILDNALLSAGLLDEPQRIIERTQKLMEKLAAS; this is encoded by the coding sequence ATGAGCCAAACCCACGAATTCCAGGCCGAAGTCAAACAAGTCCTCGATATCGTCATCCACAGCCTCTACACCGACCGCGAGATCTTCATCCGCGAACTGGTGTCCAACGCCGCCGACGCGATGGAAAAGATGCGCCTCACCCAGCTCACGGAGAAGGACATCTTTGATGCCGCCGCCGAACTGCAAATCAGCATCACCACCGATGAGGCCGCCCGCACTCTCACCATCGCCGACACCGGCATCGGTATGACACGCGCTGAACTCGTCGAAAACCTCGGCACCATCGCCCACTCGGGCTCGAAGGCCTTCGCCGCCGCGCTGAAGAATGCAGGCAAGCAAAACGACGCGCAGCTCATCGGCCAGTTCGGCGTCGGCTTCTACTCCGCCTTCATGGTCGCGGACAAAGTCGAGGTTCACACGCATTCTTGGCGCAACGAGGGCGAGCACCTCGTCTGGACCAGCGACGGCGCCAGCAGCTACACGATTGATGAATCCGTCGATCAGAAGCGCGGCTGCAAAATCGTCCTCCATCTCAAGGAAGACGCCGCCGACTTCGCCAAGCAGCACACGGTGAAGCAGATCATCGAGAAACACTCGAACTTCGTCAGCTTCCCGCTCCTGCTCAATGGCGAGCGCGTCAACACGGTGGAAGCCCTCTGGCTCAAATCGAAAGACGGCATCACCGACGAGCAGTACAACGAGTTCTACAAGTTCACCGCCCACGCCTTCGATGATCCCAGCTACCGCCTGCATTTCCAGGCCGAGTCGCCCATTGCCATCAACGCGCTGCTCTTCACGCCAACGCAGAACATGGAATCCTTTGGCATGGGCCAGATGGAGCCCGGTGTGGCCCTCTATTGCAAAAAAGTCCTCATCGACCCCAAACCGAAGAAACTCCTGCCGGAATGGATGCGCTTCGTCCGTGGCGTCATCGATAGCGAGGACCTGCCGCTGAACATCTCCCGCGAGAGCATGCAGGACAGCGCCCTCGTGCGCAAAATCGGTGATGTCGTCGTCAAACGCCTCATCAAACACCTCGACAAGGAAGCCAGCGACGACGCGAAGAAGTACAACGAATTCTATGCGAGCTTCAGCCGCTTCTTCAAAGAAGGCGTCGCCACGGACCACACGAATCGCGACTCAATCGCCAAGCTGCTGCGCTTTGAATCCAGCATGACCCAGACCGGCGAAACCGTCGGTCTCGCCGACTATGTGAAGCGCATGACCAGCGAACAGAAGGCCATCTACTACCAAGTTGCTCCGTCCCGCGCCGCCATTGAAAGCGGCCCGTATCTCGAAGCCTTCAAAGCCAAGGGCATCGAGGTGCTCTACATGTTCGAGACCATCGACGAATACGTCGTCAGCAGCCTCAACAAATTCGACGACAAGGACCTCAAGTCCGTCAACGCCCACGACATCGACCTTGGCGACAGCGATGCTGAAGGCGAAGCCCTCCCTGAGGCCGAAACGACCACGCTCTGCGACTGGATCAAAGAACGCCTCACCGCGAGTGTCGATACCGTCCGTCCCGGCAAGCGCCTCGTCGGTTCACCCGCCCTCGTGTTGACTCCCGAAGGTGAAATGACCCCGCAGATGCGCCAGATGATGAAAGCCCTCGGCAAAGACGGCGGCATGCCCGGCCCGAAGGTCGTCTTCGAGATCAACCCGCGCCACAACCTCGTCAAAGGCCTCTCCAAACTCCACCTGACCGACCCCGAAACTGCCGGCCTCATCTCTGAGCAGATCCTCGACAACGCCTTGCTCTCCGCCGGTCTTCTCGACGAGCCTCAGCGCATCATCGAGCGCACGCAGAAGCTCATGGAGAAGCTGGCTGCTTCATGA
- a CDS encoding YidB family protein, giving the protein MGLLDSLAKNALGGMLGGASKQDPATMLSGLLNDAGGLQGLMGQFQKAGFGDQFASWVSAGANQPIEAEQLQKAVGADEIQRLASKVGMQTHTVLPLLAQFLPQVIDKLTPKGQIDDNLPSGSQIQSALTSVISSSFSGLFGGKR; this is encoded by the coding sequence ATGGGACTCCTCGATTCACTCGCCAAAAACGCGCTGGGCGGCATGCTCGGCGGTGCCTCCAAACAAGATCCGGCCACGATGCTTTCCGGCCTTCTCAACGACGCAGGCGGCCTGCAAGGACTGATGGGGCAGTTTCAAAAGGCCGGTTTTGGTGATCAATTCGCCTCGTGGGTCTCCGCAGGCGCGAATCAGCCCATCGAAGCGGAACAACTGCAAAAGGCTGTGGGTGCGGATGAGATTCAGCGGCTCGCCAGCAAGGTGGGCATGCAGACCCACACCGTGCTGCCGCTGCTCGCGCAGTTCCTGCCACAGGTGATCGACAAGCTCACTCCCAAGGGCCAGATCGACGACAATCTCCCCAGCGGCAGCCAGATTCAAAGTGCGTTGACCAGCGTGATCAGCAGCAGTTTCAGCGGATTGTTTGGCGGTAAACGCTGA
- the accB gene encoding acetyl-CoA carboxylase biotin carboxyl carrier protein: protein MAKRTTSKPASPAASAPSCAYDLKQIREIVGLMAENNLTYFHSEQKDAKLELRRGSDLESVKELLKCMPVASAAPVSMSAPAAPALAAVPAASIAAPAAGSDPVGPTINSPMVGTFYRCAAPGEKSFANIGDIVDENSNVCIIEAMKVMNEIKAEARGTIARVLVEDGKPVQYGQPLFELKA from the coding sequence ATGGCCAAACGCACCACCTCCAAACCAGCCTCTCCCGCCGCCTCCGCACCTTCTTGCGCCTACGATCTGAAACAGATACGCGAGATCGTCGGACTGATGGCCGAGAACAACCTGACCTATTTCCACAGCGAGCAAAAGGACGCCAAACTTGAGCTGCGCCGTGGTTCTGACCTGGAGTCCGTCAAGGAGCTGCTCAAATGCATGCCCGTGGCCTCCGCCGCTCCTGTTTCCATGTCTGCTCCTGCAGCCCCTGCCCTTGCTGCAGTTCCTGCCGCCAGCATTGCGGCACCTGCAGCCGGCTCCGATCCCGTCGGTCCCACCATCAATTCCCCCATGGTCGGCACCTTCTACCGCTGCGCCGCCCCAGGTGAAAAGTCCTTCGCCAACATTGGCGACATCGTGGACGAAAACAGTAACGTCTGCATCATCGAGGCCATGAAGGTTATGAACGAGATCAAGGCCGAAGCCCGCGGCACCATTGCCCGCGTCCTCGTGGAAGATGGCAAACCCGTCCAATACGGTCAGCCTCTGTTTGAGTTGAAGGCATAG
- the accC gene encoding acetyl-CoA carboxylase biotin carboxylase subunit — protein sequence MFKKVLVANRGEIALRVIRACKELDVKTVAVYSEADVDSMHVHLADEAICIGPGPSSESYLKMSRIISAAEIANVDAIHPGYGFLSEKAEFAEVCDKCKIKFIGPSARVIAMMGDKNVARETALKAGMPITPGSDGIIHTEEEALEWARKIGYPVMVKASAGGGGRGMRPVLNEATLGSSFQAASLEAMKCFGDGSMYMEKLVEKPHHIEFQVVADSHGNVVHLGERDCSMQRRNQKIIEECPSPKISQKMRKRMGDATVKLCKEIGYENCGTIEFLVDNKCENFYFMEMNTRIQVEHPITEEVYGCDLIKEQIRIAAGLPLSEHVVNAQPRGHAIECRINAEDPSRNFAPSPGKITLWYTSGGRGVRVDTHVYSGYSVPPYYDSMIAKLIVTGATRDIAIRRMRRALGEFTVEGIKTTIPLQSQILTTSDFQHGQYDITWVESFLRQEGMKA from the coding sequence ATGTTCAAAAAAGTTCTCGTCGCCAACCGTGGTGAAATCGCCCTCCGCGTCATTCGCGCCTGCAAGGAACTCGATGTCAAAACGGTCGCCGTCTATTCCGAGGCCGATGTCGATTCGATGCACGTTCACCTCGCCGATGAGGCCATTTGCATCGGTCCCGGCCCGAGCAGCGAAAGCTACCTGAAGATGAGCCGCATCATCAGCGCGGCCGAGATCGCCAACGTCGATGCCATCCACCCCGGCTACGGTTTCCTCTCCGAAAAAGCGGAATTCGCCGAAGTCTGCGACAAGTGCAAAATCAAGTTCATCGGCCCTTCCGCTCGCGTCATCGCCATGATGGGTGACAAGAACGTGGCGCGTGAAACTGCCCTGAAAGCCGGCATGCCGATCACCCCTGGCTCCGACGGCATCATCCACACCGAGGAAGAAGCCCTCGAATGGGCGCGCAAGATTGGTTACCCGGTCATGGTCAAGGCCAGCGCCGGTGGCGGTGGGCGCGGCATGCGCCCGGTGCTCAACGAGGCCACTCTGGGCTCCAGCTTCCAAGCCGCCTCCCTGGAAGCCATGAAATGCTTTGGCGACGGCTCCATGTACATGGAAAAGCTCGTCGAAAAACCCCACCACATCGAGTTTCAGGTCGTCGCCGACTCTCACGGCAACGTGGTGCATCTCGGCGAGCGCGACTGCTCCATGCAGCGCCGCAATCAGAAGATCATCGAGGAATGCCCCTCCCCAAAAATCTCCCAAAAAATGCGTAAGCGCATGGGCGATGCCACGGTGAAGCTCTGCAAAGAAATCGGCTACGAGAACTGCGGCACCATCGAGTTCCTCGTCGATAACAAGTGCGAGAACTTCTACTTCATGGAGATGAACACCCGCATCCAGGTGGAGCATCCGATCACTGAGGAGGTTTATGGCTGCGACTTGATCAAGGAGCAGATCCGCATCGCCGCCGGCCTGCCGCTCAGCGAGCACGTCGTGAATGCCCAGCCTCGCGGCCACGCCATCGAGTGCCGCATCAATGCCGAGGATCCTTCCCGCAACTTCGCCCCCAGCCCTGGCAAGATCACGCTCTGGTACACCTCGGGTGGCCGTGGCGTCCGCGTCGATACGCACGTCTATTCCGGCTACTCCGTACCGCCGTATTATGATTCGATGATCGCCAAGCTCATTGTCACCGGCGCCACCCGCGACATCGCCATCCGCCGGATGCGCCGTGCGCTGGGCGAGTTCACTGTCGAAGGCATCAAGACCACGATTCCGCTGCAAAGCCAGATCCTGACCACCTCCGACTTCCAGCACGGCCAGTACGACATCACCTGGGTGGAAAGCTTCCTGCGCCAGGAAGGGATGAAAGCATAG
- the lepB gene encoding signal peptidase I: protein MFFLTPRYLKHAKLLHKGVTRFINYKRDILPQAKLDEITTLRTSLEDAMRSKDKARIATLNDEINKACEKALPHAEQSDIADNVEVFFVAIVIALGIRSYIAQPFKIPTGSMQPTLYGIVANHTEKDVSPGFFQQCKDYVAGRSYINVVANHSGRLRREEPLTEHGFMGFFTHCRLHFEDGHNIWIWAPIRQLATDPEFNLGLLYYAGAQISNDGNQITPDAQIVRSIWDLGGKEIKEGQLLARGTLDTGDHVLVNKFSYHFRRPVRGEVFVFTTQNIRSPYMNVPVEQGSQHYIKRLVGVPGDRLEVKSPVLWINGKPAEEFGMKRVGAMEEPYKGYGNFGILSDGRVRELSARDGAREYWAMGDNSYNSSDSRYWGTVPERNLVGPALFCYFPLGRNWGVIR, encoded by the coding sequence ATGTTCTTCCTCACCCCACGCTACCTCAAGCACGCCAAACTCCTGCACAAGGGGGTGACACGCTTCATCAACTACAAGCGCGACATCCTGCCCCAGGCGAAACTGGATGAGATCACGACCCTGCGTACGAGCCTGGAGGATGCGATGAGATCGAAGGACAAGGCGCGTATCGCAACGTTGAACGACGAGATCAACAAAGCCTGCGAAAAAGCGCTGCCACATGCCGAGCAGTCGGACATTGCCGACAACGTGGAGGTGTTTTTCGTCGCCATCGTCATCGCGCTGGGCATCCGCAGCTACATTGCGCAGCCGTTCAAGATCCCCACCGGCTCCATGCAACCGACGCTGTACGGCATCGTGGCGAATCATACCGAGAAGGACGTCTCCCCAGGCTTCTTCCAGCAGTGCAAGGATTACGTGGCTGGGCGCAGTTACATCAATGTCGTGGCGAATCATTCCGGACGTCTGCGCCGTGAAGAGCCGCTGACGGAGCATGGCTTCATGGGCTTTTTCACCCACTGTCGTCTCCACTTTGAAGACGGGCATAATATCTGGATCTGGGCTCCGATACGCCAATTGGCAACCGATCCCGAGTTCAATCTGGGGCTGCTGTATTATGCAGGTGCCCAAATCTCGAACGACGGCAATCAGATCACCCCCGATGCCCAGATCGTGCGTTCCATCTGGGATCTTGGCGGCAAAGAGATCAAAGAGGGGCAGTTGCTCGCGCGGGGTACGCTCGACACCGGCGATCATGTGCTGGTGAACAAGTTTTCCTACCACTTCCGGCGTCCGGTGCGTGGGGAGGTGTTTGTCTTCACCACACAGAACATTCGCAGCCCTTACATGAACGTGCCAGTCGAGCAAGGCTCCCAGCATTACATCAAACGGCTTGTGGGTGTGCCAGGGGACCGGCTGGAGGTCAAATCTCCGGTGCTGTGGATCAATGGCAAGCCCGCCGAGGAATTCGGCATGAAGCGTGTGGGTGCCATGGAAGAACCCTACAAAGGCTACGGCAACTTCGGCATTTTGTCTGACGGCAGAGTGCGGGAACTGAGCGCGCGTGATGGTGCACGTGAATACTGGGCCATGGGCGACAACAGCTACAACAGCTCAGACAGCCGCTACTGGGGCACGGTGCCGGAACGCAATCTCGTCGGCCCGGCTTTGTTCTGCTATTTTCCGCTGGGTCGAAACTGGGGCGTGATTCGATAA
- a CDS encoding ACT domain-containing protein: MKQLTVLVPNELGIAARLTACLAAHGINIEEIDIEGVADHGLVVLSVDRYDEALRALSEQGFRVITQDTLLVRLEDKPGALATVAMRLKDAGIDLRSMHILRREADKTTASLVCSDNARAAEVLRDVLVVEPPG; this comes from the coding sequence ATGAAACAGCTCACCGTCCTTGTGCCGAACGAGCTTGGCATCGCCGCCAGGCTCACCGCTTGTCTTGCCGCGCATGGCATCAACATCGAGGAGATCGACATCGAGGGCGTGGCGGATCATGGCCTCGTCGTTCTCAGCGTGGACCGCTATGATGAAGCGCTACGCGCCCTCAGTGAGCAGGGTTTCCGCGTCATCACCCAGGACACCCTGCTGGTGCGGCTGGAGGACAAGCCAGGTGCACTTGCCACCGTCGCCATGCGGTTGAAGGACGCCGGGATCGACCTGCGCTCCATGCACATCCTGCGGCGGGAGGCGGACAAGACCACCGCCAGCCTGGTGTGCTCCGACAACGCCCGTGCCGCCGAGGTGCTGCGCGATGTGCTCGTGGTCGAGCCGCCAGGCTGA
- a CDS encoding histidine decarboxylase, with the protein MTPSTLSPADQHRLDDLHERLCALSRQTVGYPCNQAFDYSELFRFLHFSINNVGDPFGGTNYRLNTMEFEREVLADFARFTRAPADEWWGYVTSGGTEGNMYGLYVARELFPEGICYFSEDTHYSVAKVLRLQHTRNIMIKSQPDGQMDYADLRETLRIHRDVPPIIFANIGTTMKGAVDDLAQIRAILDDLAITNAYIHADAALSGMILPFVDEPQPWNFADGADSISISGHKMLGAPIPCGVVLARKAHVDRIARSIEYIGALDTTIAGSRSAFAPLMLWHRLRTLGTAGLRAMVQGSLQRAGYAVQQLRAQGIEAWRHPNSITVVFPRPPAAVMARWIIAPRKNIAHLIVMPHVTTAVIDAFVTDFAAAVNCEPRAENREPSS; encoded by the coding sequence GTGACTCCCTCCACCCTCAGCCCCGCAGACCAGCACCGGCTCGACGATCTTCATGAGCGGCTGTGCGCACTGAGCCGGCAGACGGTGGGCTATCCCTGCAATCAGGCCTTCGATTACAGCGAGCTGTTCCGCTTCCTCCACTTCAGCATCAACAACGTCGGCGATCCCTTCGGCGGCACCAACTACCGCCTCAACACGATGGAGTTCGAGCGCGAGGTGCTGGCGGACTTCGCCCGCTTCACGCGTGCGCCCGCTGACGAATGGTGGGGCTACGTCACCAGCGGCGGCACGGAGGGCAACATGTACGGCCTTTACGTGGCACGGGAACTGTTCCCCGAGGGAATCTGCTACTTCAGCGAGGACACGCACTACAGCGTGGCCAAGGTTCTGCGCCTCCAGCATACGCGGAACATCATGATCAAGAGCCAGCCCGACGGCCAGATGGACTACGCGGACTTGCGCGAGACGCTCCGCATCCACCGCGACGTTCCGCCGATCATTTTTGCCAACATCGGCACCACCATGAAGGGTGCGGTGGACGACCTTGCGCAGATTCGCGCCATTCTCGACGATCTCGCCATCACCAATGCCTACATCCATGCTGATGCGGCGCTCAGCGGCATGATTCTGCCGTTCGTCGATGAACCGCAGCCTTGGAACTTCGCTGATGGCGCGGACAGCATCTCCATCAGCGGTCACAAGATGCTCGGTGCTCCCATTCCCTGCGGCGTGGTGCTCGCCCGCAAGGCCCATGTGGATCGTATCGCTCGATCGATCGAGTACATTGGCGCGTTGGACACGACTATCGCCGGTTCGCGTAGTGCCTTCGCCCCGCTCATGCTCTGGCACCGCTTGCGCACCCTTGGCACGGCCGGGCTTCGCGCCATGGTGCAGGGCAGCCTCCAGCGTGCCGGATACGCCGTGCAGCAGCTCCGCGCGCAGGGCATTGAGGCTTGGCGGCACCCGAATTCCATCACGGTCGTCTTCCCACGCCCCCCGGCCGCCGTCATGGCGCGGTGGATCATCGCTCCGCGCAAAAACATCGCGCATCTCATCGTCATGCCCCACGTCACCACCGCCGTCATCGACGCCTTCGTCACCGACTTTGCCGCTGCGGTGAACTGCGAACCGAGAGCCGAGAACCGGGAACCATCGTCATGA